In Nostoc piscinale CENA21, the genomic stretch GTGTTAATCCCTGGTTTTTACGGAGATGTACTCAATTTACCTCGGAAATACTGAGGTTTTTAGTATTATTTGCTACAAGTCAAGACAGGAATTCGCCGTAGAAATGTAAATAATTTATTAAGATTTTATATTTCTGTGTCTGACTTTAGAGGTAATTAACGAACATCGAACAGCATCATCCTTATGAGTTCTAACTTTTGGCTGATGTCTGCCAGCAACCTTTAGGTATATTTCTTAAGTGTTGAGCAGATTTTCTGCCCCAAGTTTTTTACTCAAGAATTTTCCTGAGCAATAAAAATTTTTACTAAAGTTTAATTTTTCCACGAAACTAATTCCACATCGGATGTAGGTAAAAAAAGTACTGGGTGAAATCAGAATGCAAAAAATAGATAAAAACTTGATGGCGACCAACTTAAAAATCACAAGTATTTTGATACTGTGTGCGAGTGCCTGTTTAGCGATTCCGACAATTGCTGATGCTAGAGCAAATTTTCACGATTTAGTGGCTAGTGCTTTAACTAACACAGAAAACAACAGTGTTAAAAGCTCCAGTGGTGATTCTCAGGAGTTAGCAGATGTATATGTACCGCCAAATTATGGCCTTCCTGATAGCCAGCATGGTAGCGGTACACGCTAAGGCGTAACAAACCCAACTTAATTAATCATTAATTTGCAGTCGTAACACATCAAGATAAGCTGTAGTTGATCAGTGACTAACTTACAGGTATAGATTTACTCCAATGAAGTGCTTGTACGATTGTGTGCATTTGCCAATGTGGATTGGGTTCTGGGTAATCGCTGCGGTAGTGTCCGCCCCGGCTTTCTGTCCTGAAAGCAGCACTTCTGAGAATTAAATTAGCCACATCCAGTAAATTACGAGTTTCTGCCCAAAGTCTTAATTGGCGTTCTATATCCAGAGTTTGGAACTTAACAGTTTCGTTGGCACGCAAAGACAGTAAGAATTGACTCAAAGGTAAAATAGCAAAATCTTGCTGCCAAGATTCGATAGTTGCGATCGCCTCGTCTAATCGTGACTGTTCTCGACAAATCCCGGCACTTTGCCACACTAAACGGGGTAATTTCTCCCGCAAAGCTTCTATTTGTGCTTGCTGGGTTTGCCAAGCATTCTCATCTAAATTAAACTCCCGCACAGATAACTCTGACAACTCTGGTTGCCATTCCACATCTGTCAATTTAATATTGACCATCTGTGCGCCAAACACAATACATTCTAGTAAGGAGTTACTTGCTAAACGATTGGCTCCATGTACTCCCGTACTCGCAGTTTCTCCGACTGCGTATAAACCCGGAATATTGGTACGATTTTGTAAATCAGCGACAATTCCACCCATCCAGTAATGCGCCGCAGGCGCAACCGGAATTGGTTCATGAAACACATCAATTCCCCAACGCTGACAAACTTTGATGATGTTGGGAAAGCGATGCTGAATTTTGTCAGCCGGGATGGGGCGCATATCTAGCCAGACATGGGCGGTAGCTGGATCAACCGCAGTTTTTTGCAGATGGCTAAAAATCGCTCGACTCACCACATCTCTCGGTGCGAGTTCTCCGGCGGGGTGATAGTCAAAGGCAAAGCGTCGCCCGGTATCATCAACTAAATGTGCGCCTTCACCTCTGACAGCCTCACTAATTAAAAAGCGATCCGCACCTGGTTTCGTTAAGGCTGTGGGGTGAAACTGCACAAATTCCAAATCTCGCAGGATAGCCCCAGCCCGCCAAGCGATCGCCACCCCATCGCCTGTACTGACGGCTGGGTTAGTTGTTTGGGCAAAAACTTGACCACCACCACCAGTGGCGAGAACCACAGCTTTGGCTTTCACCCAAGTAATTTGACCTTGATAAAACAAACAGATTCCTTGACAGCGATTTGTTTCGGGTTCTAGCCACAAACTCAAGGCTAAAGCTTGCTGAATAACTTGAATATTTTGGCGATGTAATACTTGCGCTGTTAAAGTAGTTGTGACTTCTCTACCGGTGGTGTCAGCAGCATGAAGCACCCGATGACGAGAATGGGCAGCTTCTAAAGTTAAAGCTAAGGCGTTACCATGACGGTCAAAAGCTACGCCCAAATTTACCAAAGATTGAATACAACTAGGGGCTTCTTGGGCGAGAAATTCTACTGCTTGCCGATCGCACAAACCAGCACCAGCTTGAATTGTATCTTCAATATGCAACTGTGGGGAATCTTCAGGAGCGATCGCTGCCGCAATACCACCTTGCGCCCAATCACTAGCAGACAAAGTAACAGTTTCTTTGGTAATTAAGCCGACTTGCAAAGACTCTGGCAAACACAACGCTGTGTACAGTCCAGCAGCGCCAGCGCCGACTACTATCACATCAAATTGGCGAGGAATTTCTATTTCAGGCAAAGTTAGACAGGGGGAGGTTTTTACGAATGTTTTGAAAACCAGCTTGTAAACTCAGCATGTACACTTCGACTGCGCTCAGTGTACAGCACTCAGTACTCAGTACTCAGCACTTTGCTATAAGAGAACCACTCCCAAAAATTGGGAGTGGACTACTATATGTCTACATTAACGATAATTTGGCTTATCTGTAGATACCGTTGTTAAAGCGATCATCTCCTTCGTTAAAGACAGCTTCTTGTTCGGTAACAGTGAAGTTGTCTAAATTAGCTTGTAGGATTTGTTTTTGGCGATCGCTCAATCCTGGTAGTTCCAATACATCCTCTACACTTTTGTAAGGAGCATTTTTGATGATCTTCTTAGCCAGGGTAGGATACAAACCGGGGTAACTTTGGAAAGCGCGGACGTTGGTGTTATTCAAATCAATTTTTTTTACCAAATTCCGTTGCTAATTTAGCATCTGCCTTGTTTCGGAACTCCACTGCTAAAACAGGCACTTGTGGTAAAGCCAGACTGTTGATACCAGCAGCTTGGGCTACACCAGTTGTACCTAACCATCCCCAGCAACCAAGCAACAAACTAAATACTGTTAATAAACGCACCAATCTTTTCACGACTTTTTTACCTCTTTCCATCAAACTGAATAATGGCTTTAAGCTGACAGCTGTCAACAGTTTATAATCTTTGAGGCACAGTTATGACTCTTGATTTTTGAACGCCAGTTGCTACAACTCGGCACAGCCGACAACAGCACTAGCTCCTGTTAACTGGGAACTGATAGCTCAATCAACACACAGCAGTCATCAGAAACTAATATACAGCGTATTAATATCCACAATATTTACTGTTACTGGGTTTGACTCTATTTTTGTCAAAAATTATTTTACTTCTCTGACTTGCTGACATCGCCACAGCTGTGCTGTGCTTCCCAAAGCACTGGCTAAGATACTCTAGCTTGTTCGCTGATCTCACTTCCTGACAAACTAATGCCAGCGTTTAAGCGTAAATTTTTTAATTGCTCACCTTGTAACTTTTTGTAAAGTTATACCTAGAAACTTCAAGACGCAACATCAAGGATTTGGGGTGTAGGTAAGGAAAAACCTTTACACCCTTACACCCAGCGCG encodes the following:
- the nadB gene encoding L-aspartate oxidase — encoded protein: MPEIEIPRQFDVIVVGAGAAGLYTALCLPESLQVGLITKETVTLSASDWAQGGIAAAIAPEDSPQLHIEDTIQAGAGLCDRQAVEFLAQEAPSCIQSLVNLGVAFDRHGNALALTLEAAHSRHRVLHAADTTGREVTTTLTAQVLHRQNIQVIQQALALSLWLEPETNRCQGICLFYQGQITWVKAKAVVLATGGGGQVFAQTTNPAVSTGDGVAIAWRAGAILRDLEFVQFHPTALTKPGADRFLISEAVRGEGAHLVDDTGRRFAFDYHPAGELAPRDVVSRAIFSHLQKTAVDPATAHVWLDMRPIPADKIQHRFPNIIKVCQRWGIDVFHEPIPVAPAAHYWMGGIVADLQNRTNIPGLYAVGETASTGVHGANRLASNSLLECIVFGAQMVNIKLTDVEWQPELSELSVREFNLDENAWQTQQAQIEALREKLPRLVWQSAGICREQSRLDEAIATIESWQQDFAILPLSQFLLSLRANETVKFQTLDIERQLRLWAETRNLLDVANLILRSAAFRTESRGGHYRSDYPEPNPHWQMHTIVQALHWSKSIPVS